A window from Citrus sinensis cultivar Valencia sweet orange chromosome 3, DVS_A1.0, whole genome shotgun sequence encodes these proteins:
- the LOC102615221 gene encoding uncharacterized protein LOC102615221, which produces MEGLNNSYGTSWADQWDDGPDPISVVPQKKRSNNNGTGAAKYKQKVGDGFDKTKSVASTGLKKVKEGTSVGFQWIKSKYHKTTQKR; this is translated from the coding sequence ATGGAAGGACTGAACAACTCGTATGGAACATCATGGGCAGATCAATGGGACGATGGGCCGGACCCAATATCGGTGGTGCCTCAGAAAAAGAGGAGCAATAATAATGGAACAGGAGCAGCAAAGTACAAGCAGAAGGTGGGAGACGGCTTTGACAAGACCAAATCTGTGGCTTCGACTGGCCTGAAGAAAGTCAAAGAAGGTACCTCCGTCGGCTTCCAGTGGATCAAATCCAAGTATCACAAAACCACCCAGAAACGCTAG
- the LOC102614926 gene encoding alpha-N-acetylglucosaminidase-like gives MDSPFRSVSLILFFITTITLSTLAVAQSSTIGVQYISRLLDIQDRERAPPSVQLAAAYAVLQRLLPSHYSAFQFRIISKKQCGGEYCFILRNHPSSYIRGTPEIVISGVTGVEVLAGLHWYLRYWCGSHISWDKTGGVQVASMPKLGSFPRVQDAGVFVKRPIPLNYYQNAVTSSYTFAWWDWKRWEKEIDWMALQGINLPLAFTGQETIWQKVFQKFNISNSDLDDFFGGPGFLAWSRMSNLHGWGGPLPQSWLDQQLVLQKKILVRMYELGMNPVLPAFSGNVPAALQNVFPSAKITQLGNWFSVKSDPRWCCTYLLDATDPLFIEIGRAFIEQQLKEYGRTSHIYNCDTFDENTPPVDSPEYISSLGAAIYSGMQSGDSDAVWLMQGWLFSYDPFWRPPQMKALLHSVPLGKLVVLDLFAEVKPIWSTSKQFYGVPYIWCMLHNFAGNIEMYGILDSIAFGPVEARTSENTTMVGVGMSMEGIEQNPVVYDLMSEMAFQHENVDVKAWINQYSVRRYGRSVPAIQDAWNVLYHTVYNCTDGATDKNRDVIVAFPDVDPSIISVTEGKYQNYGKPVSKKAVLKSETSSYDHPHLWYSTSEVIRALELFIASGNELSASNTYRYDLIDLTRQALAKYANELFLNILEAYQLNDAHGVFQLSRRFLELVEDMDGLLACHDGFLLGPWLESAKQLAQNEEQEKQYEWNARTQITMWFDNTQEEASLLRDYGNKYWSGLLRDYYGPRAAIYFKYMIESLESGDGFRLKDWRREWIKLTNYWQNGRNVYPVESNGDALITSQWLYNKYLQGTGVFDH, from the exons ATCTCGCGCCTTCTCGATATCCAGGACCGCGAGCGTGCTCCTCCTTCCGTCCAATTAGCCGCCGCTTACGCCGTTCTCCAACGGCTCCTTCCTTCTCACTATTCCGCCTTCCAATTTCGAATTATTTCTAAG AAGCAATGTGGTGGAGAATACTGCTTTATTTTAAGGAATCATCCTTCTTCTTACATACGCGGCACTCCAGAGATTGT AATAAGTGGGGTCACTGGAGTGGAAGTTTTGGCTGGTCTGCATTGGTACCTCAGGTATTGGTGTGGTTCACATATATCTTGGGACAAAACAGGTGGTGTACAAGTAGCTTCAATGCCTAAATTAGGCTCTTTTCCCCGTGTTCAAGATGCTGGCGTCTTCGTTAAGAGACCCATTCCTTTGAATTACTACCAGAATGCTGTTACATCTAGTT ATACTTTTGCCTGGTGGGACTGGAAAAGatgggaaaaagaaattgattggaTGGCTCTCCAAGGTATCAACTTGCCCCTGGCATTTACAGGACAAGAAACTATTTGGCAAAAGGTTTTTCAG AAATTTAACATAAGCAATTCAGATTTGGACGACTTTTTTGGAGGTCCCGGATTTCTGGCGTGGTCACGTATGTCAAATTTGCATGG ATGGGGTGGACCTCTACCTCAAAGTTGGTTGGATCAACAATTAGTTCTCCAGAAGAAAATTCTTGTCAGAATGTATGAACTCGGAATGAATCCAG TACTTCCAGCTTTTTCTGGCAATGTCCCTGCAGCACTGCAGAATGTATTTCCTTCAGCAAAGATAACACAATTAGGAAATTG GTTTTCTGTTAAGAGTGATCCTAGATGGTGTTGCACTTATCTTCTTGATGCAACTGATCCCTTGTTCATTGAGATTGGAAGAGCATTTATTGAGCAACAACTGAAAG AGTATGGAAGGACTAGCCACATATACAACTG tGATACATTTGATGAGAATACCCCACCTGTAGATAGTCCGGAGTACATCTCTTCATTAGGTGCAGCAATCTATAGTGGAATGCAAAGTGGTGATAGTGATGCTGTTTGGCTAATGcag GGATGGTTGTTCTCATATGATCCATTCTGGAGGCCTCCACAAATGAAG GCACTTTTACATTCTGTTCCTTTAGGGAAATTGGTCGTCCTTGATCTGTTTGCTGAAGTTAAACCCATTTGGAGTACATCAAAGCAGTTTTATGGTGTTCCTTACATCTg GTGTATGCTGCATAACTTTGCTGGAAATATTGAGATGTATGGGATTTTAGATTCAATAGCTTTTGGACCAGTTGAAGCTCGTACAAGTGAAAACACAACAATG GTTGGGGTTGGGATGTCGATGGAAGGCATAGAACAAAATCCTGTTGTTTATGATCTCATGTCTGAAATGGCATTTCAGCACGAAAATGTTGATGTAAAG GCATGGATCAATCAGTATTCAGTTAGACGTTATGGTAGATCAGTTCCAGCAATACAAGATGCCTGGAATGTTTTATATCACACAGTCTACAATTGTACTGATGGTGCCACT GACAAAAATAGGGATGTAATTGTAGCATTCCCCGATGTTGATCCATCCATAATTTCAGTTACTGAAGGAAAGTATCAAAACTATGGGAAACCAGTATCAAAAAAAGCAGTCCTGAAGAGCGAAACAAGTTCATATGATCACCCACATTTATGGTATTCAACTTCAGAAGTAATCAGAGCATTAGAACTTTTTATCGCAAGTGGTAACGAGCTATCAGCAAGTAACACATACAG GTACGACTTAATTGACCTGACTAGACAAGCTTTAGCAAAATATGCGAACGAGCTGTTCTTGAATATCTTAGAAGCCTATCAGTTAAATGATGCTCATGGAGTTTTCCAGTTGAGTAGGAGGTTTTTAGAACTTGTGGAAGATATGGACGGTCTCCTAGCATGCCATGATGGGTTTCTTCTAGGACCTTGGTTAGAAAGTGCCAAACAACTTGCccaaaatgaagaacaagaaaaacaG TATGAATGGAATGCAAGAACTCAAATAACCATGTGGTTCGACAACACACAGGAGGAAGCAAGTCTGCTTCGTGATTACG gAAACAAGTACTGGAGTGGACTTCTACGAGACTACTATGGTCCCCGAGCAGCAATATACTTCAAATATATGATAGAATCATTGGAGAGTGGCGATGGCTTCCGTTTGAAGGATTGGAGGAGGGAATGGATAAAGCTTACAAATTATTGGCAGAACGGCAGAAACGTATACCCGGTGGAGAGTAACGGTGATGCTTTGATCACATCACAATGGCTCTATAACAAGTACTTGCAAGGAACGGGCGTATTTGATCACTGA